AGCCCCACCAGGGGATGCTACTGGAATAAATGTTCTTTCTGCTGCTATGGATTCAATCAATCGGGGCGTCATGCCTACCGTGAAATTCCGGTGGAACAGGCTGTTTCCGATCTCCAAGCCATGCAGGAGGAATTCGGCGTCAAAAATTTCTACCTTTCCGCGGATGTCCTTTCTCCCGCTTATGCCATTGCTCTGGCAGAGAGAATCATTCAGAAAGGGCTTAACATTCGCTGGTCTACCGATCTGCGCATTGAAGCCGCCTACTCTCCGGAGCGCTGCCGGCTGCTCCATCAGGCCGGTCTCCGGGCCGTTGCCTTCGGCATCGAAAGCGGTTCTGACCGGGTGCTGCGCTTGATGAACAAGGGGATCGATGTAGAGCTGATCTGCCGGATCAACAGAAATTTCCATCAGGCCGGAATCGCAACAAGCTGGATGACATTTCTCAATCATCCGGGCGAGACGACTCAAGAGGCTGAGGCAACCATTGCGCTGATCAGCCGGCAAAGGGGGATGATTGACCAGTTCATCGCCGGAGAGTTCAATCTCACTCCAGGATCATTGATATCCTGCCATCCCGAGCAATACGGCATCGCCTCGGTGTACCATACCCAAGGAGACGTCTTCCGGCTTTTCCCGCTTTTCCGCATGGCGAAAAGCGGTTTACCGCAAGCCGATGATGGTTTTCTGGAAGAAAAAATCGACGTCCTTTCGAAACACTACCAGCTCGACCACTACCCCTGGACAGGCGCCATTTCAACGCATCACTCTTTTCTGTACCTGCTTCACTATGGGCAGAGGGTTTTCGCCGAGCCCTGGCCGGGATATGCCAAAAAACATCGCCGCAAAAAGTTCCCCGCAAAAAGTCGGCTGAATTTTTCCCTTGAAGGGTGCCGGAAACGCGAGCGAGCATTCATGCACCGGTACCTGGGCGAGGCCTTGAGGCCGATGGAAAACGGCCTTCAGGCCCCTTTAAGTTTCGAACACTTTCAAAAGGCCTTGTCCGGCAGCCACATTTAAGCGCCCGCCCGAGCCGGGAGTTGCTGAAGGGATATGGATCAGCAGCAAAAAACCCGATCACTTTTTTACTCGGCACCAAAAAGCAGCAAAAAGCTCTTTGGGATTTCCGTCTCGAAACGGCAGAGACTGCCGGTTCTCGGGTGGGTGAAGGCCAGCACCTGAGCGTGCAGACCCATACGCCGAATGGGGTTGAGAGTTGCCCCATATTTACTGTCGCCGATTATCGGGTGATTGATGTCCTGCATGTGAACCCGGATCTGATGCTTTCTGCCGGTTTCAAGGTTCACCTGCAACAGTGAGAGGGTGTCGCTTTCTCGAATTTTCCGGTAATGGGTTACGGCTTTTTTGCCACGCCGCTGATTCTGGGAAGAGTATACGATATAGGCCTTACTCTCGGTCAGCCAGGAGGTTATGGTCCCCTCCGGCGGCTCCACCTGCCCTTCCACAACCGCCACATAAGTGCGCAGGCTGATGGTGGTCTCCCATGATTCCTGGATCTGATGCTTGATCTCCTCATTCCTGGCGAACATCAGGAGACCTGAGGTCTCCCGATCAAGCCGGTGAATGATAAATATCTTGTTGTCGGGATCCTTTTTCTTCACATAGTCACTGAGAATCGCATAGGCGGTTTTGCTCTTCTCCTTCTCGGTGGCAATGGTCAGGAGCCCAGACGGCTTGTCGATTATGATGAGATCATCATCTTCAGCGATGATCTTCAATCCGTGGCTCGTCTGCTGTGCCGCCACCGGCTGCTCCCAGAGAATATCCACGCGCTGCCCGGGCATGAGGGGGTGATCGAATTGGGTGACTACCCTCTGGTCAATTGATACCTGACCGTCACGCAAAACAGCCTTAACGGTTTTGCGGCTTTTGTGAGGCAGTTTGGCGAGAAGGCAGGCAAGCAATGGATCTTCCTGTTCAACGATGAAGGTGTCCGAGGTCTTCTTCTTTTTTTCTTGAGTACGAGATGATCCTGTTTTTTTCATAATGTCACGCATACATGGGAAGTTCCCGGTCGGGAGAGTTCAGGTAAAGGAATAGAAGAATCGCCGCAATCTACCTTCTTTCTGATCCGAAGTCCCTACTATTCAACCACCTTCCGCAAACCAGCGATAAAGAATTGCCCTGCGCAACCCACAGCGTCTCCTGGTGAAGCAAGCAGGCAGACAGGAAACAGGGATGCCCAAACAGGGTCTCGCGCGGGTCCCCAATTAAATGATAATTTGTCAGGAGACACTCTTCGCCCCTGAGGGGGGAAGCCACTCCACCCTCATTATAACTAGGTGTTTTTCTGACACTTGTAAGAGCCTCCTTACAAAAAAATCAGCATTTTCCTGACATGACAATTGATTCTTTGCATGGTAACTGAAGAGCTACAGGCAAAGGGGAGTCAACCGATCCGTTTTGTCGTCGCAGAGGCCGGGTATTCGACTGCGGTAACGGGTCACCAAATTAAAAAGCGGCATGGCAAGGAGAAAAAATGATGAAGCAAAAAACAGGACCAACAGGCAAAGAGGGTACGCTGGTAATTTCACTGGACGGCATGGCGGAGGGTGTTTCACCTCCTGAAATTGCCGTGTACCTGGTCCGGAAAGGCAAGGTGGTAAAAAAACTCGCAACGGTATCGAAAAACAGCGTCCCCGTTGACAAGTCGTGGCTGAAGACCGCAAAAAGAGTTGCTCTCGGACCGGACGTTGATGAATTGAAAAAACTTGAGGCGGACAGTCTGCTCAATCTGCGGATTGAAGATCTGTTCTCCCGGGAAATTTTTGAGATCCCCAAAGAGTGGTGGGACAAATGGATATTCAGACGGGTCTGCGTTTCGGGAACGGTCAGGAAGTGCTTCCCCTCCTTCGGCCCCATTCTGAATAAAGTGCCCGGGGGGTTATCCGGAAGATTTTCAATGCCGATTGAGAAGAGCGGGTGCTGCGGAAGTTCGGTGAAAAGCGCAAGCCGGGCATTCAACCTCAAGGCAACCGCATTGGACCGCCCCGGCCTCATCCGTTGGCCGCAGATCTGCAGGCCGGTCTGTCACGGGGTGGTGGAAGTTTATGAAACCTGCTGCAATCTCGAATTACCGCCGTTTGATCTGTGCGATATTCTTCCGCTCCACCCCGATTGTCTGCCGCTTGATCTCTGCAGATTGCATCCGGAGATCTGCCTGGACCCATGCCTGATTGCCCCTGAACTGTGCGGCGGCCTGCCCGAAATCGGACCGATAGATCCGGTCGGACCGGTGATCAGACCGGAGATCGGTCCGCTCGATCCGATAGCCTCAAAAATCCTGAAACAGGTCCGGGCAGAGGTCGATCCGGTGATCATGGCCAGAAAGGTTCTGCCGACACGGGTGCTTGGCGATTTAAAAACAATGGCCCGGATGGATGCGAATAAGAGCCGCGAGTATGTGATGGATCGGCCATACCTCTACCCGATTTTCTTCGATTGCAGCACCAGAAAAGTGGGTGAGGCGATCCTGCGTCCGGACGGATCGTTCACCCATTGTTACTGGACTTCAAAAAAACCATGCTTCAGAACAACTTATGCGTTCAAGGTCAGACAATGGCAGGATGGCCGGTGGATCGAAGTTTACAACGGTCTTGCCTCCGGCGAATATTTTACCCAGGACGAGGCGAAAATCCTGGATGCGAATTTCAAGGCCCAGGCCTGTCAGGATGATCCCGGCCCCGAATACGAGAAACCCTACGTCATGCTCCAGAAAATCGGCTCAACGGACAGCTGTCATCTCAACAGCCCGCTCCAGCATGCAGCTGCGGGGATCAACGCGGCGCTGCCGGCTGATGCCGGTCTGTTGAATATGGGATATGCCTCGAACTGTCCGCTGAGTGACCGGCTCGCTTTCAGGTTGAAAATGGCTGACGGGATCTACGGGACCGTCAAGGCGAGATATTACCGCATCAGCTATGCGCCGTGCGACGGCAGCGGAAATGCCGCCGAAGAGTTCAGCAACCTCTCAATCCCCATCACCTGGAGAAAGATTGTCTATGTTGATGGCCATTTTGAGGTTGAACACGAGCATCTTGGGCCTAATCTGCCCGTGAACGGAATGGATGGGCTGTACACGATTCCCGATCCGGAGGAGGATGGCTGGCTTGACTCGGTGCACGGGCTCTGGGATTCAAAATCAGAAGCGGGAACACGCTATGTTCTGAAGGTAGAAATTTTTGACAAAGACGGCAAACTGCTCAAGCCCGGAATCTCAGGGGCCGATTTTGTTTACCTGCACTGGACAGCGGCCGAAACCCTTACCCCGGTTACCCACGAGTCTCTGGTCCATGTTCTGACGACCAACCACAACATCTGCTACGCCTCGATCGAGGAGCTGCGGCATAATTTGGTCACCCATACCGAAGATTGCCAGTTCATCACCGGCCAGGCAAATGAGACCATTTCTTTGGGATACAGGGCGTACCACGTGAAAGATCCGGTGGCGGGAACCTTCATGTGGAAATTCAATCTGCATTGGCAAAGGGGCTTTAACGGCAGTTTGAAACTCTGGGATTCAGGCGGTGACAACCGACCTGCATCACTGAGCGCCGGAGCGCCGGCCTTAAGCCCGGCCAAAACCCTGGCCGAAATGTTTGCCGGGGACCCATCGCCTTCACCCCATAAAAAATGTACGTTTATGGCAAGACTGTATGTGTACGCCAAACACACTAACGGCAGCAGGCGGCTGAATGAGTACGATGACAGTGATTTCGCATCATTTGCACTCGAGATGACTCCGGGAGGAGGCGCATGAAAACCTGAAAGACGGCCTGGCCTTCTGCCGACCATGAGGCAGGTCCTGTTTCGCAAGACCGATAGTAATACCGAAAAAGAGCCGCCCCTGAAATGGGCGCGGCTCTTTATTTTTCAAATCCCGGGCGGCCAAAAAACATTGTCGGGAAATTGTCTTTTTCAGCAGGGAAACATGATCCGACCGAATCGTGTAAATTCCACACCGCATTTGAGATGATTTCACAGTCACCCTCATGCTCATAAAGAAACCCTGCTACGCCCGAATAAAATACTTCAATAAGGGGAAGTGCATAGCAGGGTTAATGCCAGAATCAGGAATATGATTATGACGTATTACACAATAGATCAACGGGTTGGAATGACAACCCCTGTTTTTCCCGGGTAAAATACTGGGGCATACGGGGAAAAACCTCCGATCTGTCCTGAACATGCATAGCGAACAACATGAGACTTCGAGCTAAGGAGTGTCAGAAGCCAGAATACAGAAGTCAGGAGTTTGAATTTTGAAATGACTGTTTTCTTCTCCCTCTGGATTCTGAATACCGGTTTCAAGCTTCCCGCTTGAGGGATGATAAGCTATTTCTGAAAAATGGTACTTTCGCAGCAAACTGCGGGGAATTAAACGACTCCCGGTAAACAAAAAAAGGGTTTCAAGCCAATCGGCCAGAAACCCTTTATCGACATGGTGCCCGGGACGAGAATCGAACTCGTACAGTCACAAGGACCGAGGGATTTTAAGTCAGTTCAGATGCGAATCAAAAAAAGACAGACAATCGATAAGCTACTAAGTTGACGTCATAAATCGGCTTCTAATTATTGGGAGTTTTTCTCCATTTGTGATTTTTTTTTCTAAGTTTTTCGTCTCCAGACCGCCCCCAGAACCTTTTTGCATTTAACTGATTATTGGGCTATTATGCCTAACGTTTATTTGTAATTCATCATCCAAGACCTTTTTAATCTGATTTATATTTTAGGTTGCATTGTCCTAAAAGAGGGCTGAAATGTTATATCTGATAAATATTGAGCCTTTTCCCACTCAGAAGCAAAGACTTCTCACTTGCTTTTTCTATTTTTTACTTTTTACCGGCTTCTTTGTTAGCAACATTCCAAAAATCCATGCCAACCAGAAAAGACTCGAAGAATACCCATTAAATTCAACTATAAAAAATTTAGAATCTAATCATCCTGGTTTAAGTGCTGCTTATGTCCTTGAAAAAGGAGAGGAAGCTCTTATGGCCCGGGCCTGGCTGGCTGATCATGCTGAGAAGAGCATCAATGTCCAGTATTTTATATGGAGTACTGATAATATCGGAATTCTAGCCTCCGAATCATTACTGACTGCAGCAGAACGTGGTGTAAGAGTCAGGGTGATCGTTGATGATTTACTGATTGATGCCCCATCGGACTCCATGCTGGCCCTCACCGCTCATCCCAATATAGAGATAAAGATATACAACCCCAGACACTCCGTTGGTGTTTCACAACCTGAAAGAATCGTGAAGCTTGCCACTGGTTTCAAACTATCCAACCAGAGGATGCACGATAAGACCTTTATGGTTGATCGATGTGTGGCGATAACCGGCGGTAGAAATATGGCCGATGAATATTTCGATTACGATCACTCCTACAATTTCCGTGACAGGGATATCTTGTTGCTAGGCCCGGTTGTTGTTGATATGGAAAAGAACTTCGAAGATTTCTGGACATGTCCTCTGGTCTTCAGGGTTGAAGAACTTCTTGAAAATGAACAAAAACGTCTTTCCAAAGAGAGGATTGCGGAAATTTATGAGGAGTTACATTCATATGCGTTAGACCGTGAGAATTTCGCACCGGAAGTGAGGGAGGCAATCAACGGGCTAGACGACCAATTTCCGTCCCTAACCGAAAACTTGGTCTGGGATAAGGTGCGATTCATTAGTGACGTCCCTGAAAAAAACAGCTCCTGGGGGTTGAGTGGCGGCGGCGTGACGACGGAGGCCTTGTGGGATGTTGTTTCGAAAGCGGAAAAAAGTATTACGATCCAATCGCCATATCTTGTGATGCCGAAAGGAGCAATAAAATTTCTTGGCAAACTCGTGAGGAAAGGCGTCAAAATCTCCATCAGTACCAACTCCCTTGCCTCAACCGACAATTTGCAGGCATTCAGTGGCTATAGCAAGCAGCGGAAGAAGATTCTCAAAGCAGGGATTGAGGTGTATGAGTTCAAACCGGATCCGAAGATTCAGAAAGACCTTATCGACCGTTATGATGCGTTGGAAAAGGAAGCGCCGATATTTGCCATTCACGCCAAAACCTTGGTTATCGACAGTAAAACTTTATTCATCGGGACCTTCAACCTTGATCCCAGATCAACCAATCTGAATACCGAAGTCGGTGTGCTAATCAACAACAGTGACCTTGCCAAACAGGTCGAATTATCCATAAAAAGGGACATGCTCCCGGCAAACAGCTGGAACGCAAAGGCCGAGAATCCCGATCAGCATGCGTCCTTGGGAAAAAGGATGAAGGTGAGATTCTGGAAGTTCATGCCGATAACAAAACTGCTGTAAAGCAAGTGCC
The window above is part of the Pseudomonadota bacterium genome. Proteins encoded here:
- a CDS encoding radical SAM protein, which translates into the protein MSHPIDHSQAEPPDRSAADNSYLIFPPFADPTWAYVGLPTLKGYLRRRGLRVLLKDYNIEALSFLLAGETMDNWHHELSSRFQELNRRKHLTLYEQMEYWRIAEALPLCRDFSDCFSVMKDHRQFYNKKKYLMARDGFEELFKILEALYFPFRFGFNRADHLVAPWDFKLLEYYISRKKSPLDPFYRRQLRTLAGPGFIGISLTFVSQIPETFYLCRLIREYFPACFLMLGGPCIDQIMRNSGEETTRQIFEFVDAVGMQEGEQTLAQLLPILNNKNHTPEAFAAIPNLVMKGAAAGSFQRGPLVTLDPADAGRPDYSDLDRNHYLAPEPMLLYSPTRGCYWNKCSFCCYGFNQSGRHAYREIPVEQAVSDLQAMQEEFGVKNFYLSADVLSPAYAIALAERIIQKGLNIRWSTDLRIEAAYSPERCRLLHQAGLRAVAFGIESGSDRVLRLMNKGIDVELICRINRNFHQAGIATSWMTFLNHPGETTQEAEATIALISRQRGMIDQFIAGEFNLTPGSLISCHPEQYGIASVYHTQGDVFRLFPLFRMAKSGLPQADDGFLEEKIDVLSKHYQLDHYPWTGAISTHHSFLYLLHYGQRVFAEPWPGYAKKHRRKKFPAKSRLNFSLEGCRKRERAFMHRYLGEALRPMENGLQAPLSFEHFQKALSGSHI
- a CDS encoding RluA family pseudouridine synthase, producing the protein MKKTGSSRTQEKKKKTSDTFIVEQEDPLLACLLAKLPHKSRKTVKAVLRDGQVSIDQRVVTQFDHPLMPGQRVDILWEQPVAAQQTSHGLKIIAEDDDLIIIDKPSGLLTIATEKEKSKTAYAILSDYVKKKDPDNKIFIIHRLDRETSGLLMFARNEEIKHQIQESWETTISLRTYVAVVEGQVEPPEGTITSWLTESKAYIVYSSQNQRRGKKAVTHYRKIRESDTLSLLQVNLETGRKHQIRVHMQDINHPIIGDSKYGATLNPIRRMGLHAQVLAFTHPRTGSLCRFETEIPKSFLLLFGAE
- a CDS encoding phospholipase D family protein yields the protein MLYLINIEPFPTQKQRLLTCFFYFLLFTGFFVSNIPKIHANQKRLEEYPLNSTIKNLESNHPGLSAAYVLEKGEEALMARAWLADHAEKSINVQYFIWSTDNIGILASESLLTAAERGVRVRVIVDDLLIDAPSDSMLALTAHPNIEIKIYNPRHSVGVSQPERIVKLATGFKLSNQRMHDKTFMVDRCVAITGGRNMADEYFDYDHSYNFRDRDILLLGPVVVDMEKNFEDFWTCPLVFRVEELLENEQKRLSKERIAEIYEELHSYALDRENFAPEVREAINGLDDQFPSLTENLVWDKVRFISDVPEKNSSWGLSGGGVTTEALWDVVSKAEKSITIQSPYLVMPKGAIKFLGKLVRKGVKISISTNSLASTDNLQAFSGYSKQRKKILKAGIEVYEFKPDPKIQKDLIDRYDALEKEAPIFAIHAKTLVIDSKTLFIGTFNLDPRSTNLNTEVGVLINNSDLAKQVELSIKRDMLPANSWNAKAENPDQHASLGKRMKVRFWKFMPITKLL